The following are encoded in a window of Flavobacterium cupriresistens genomic DNA:
- a CDS encoding tetratricopeptide repeat protein codes for MKIKFIIVSILLVNVGAYAQNAQIKEAQSIFEKGNSQDAITILNKTEYLILNASDEDKSDFYFLKGNVLKDLATKNIDAANNFTLASQAYQDVLLYENESGKYKSSIKANAALKQMKSNLVNGAMNDFKTGNFKESAKKSYEVYLFDKKDTLNLYNAAAASINGEDYDLAIKYYEQLKKIKFSGKGILYFATNKKTKEEDTFISPKARESAIQAGLYEKPRTESIPSKKTEVNKNLAYAYLEKKDFAKAEVIYNNVLELDPNNIDAYINLAYLKLELKKVLADEIATLGTSAAEMQKYDKLNAKKDDITRSAIPYLKKALLIEPKNTSVTKTLLGVYKSLDMTNEYNSLKGGM; via the coding sequence ATGAAAATAAAATTTATAATAGTATCCATACTACTGGTAAATGTTGGTGCGTATGCACAAAATGCACAAATAAAAGAAGCCCAATCTATTTTTGAAAAAGGTAATTCCCAAGATGCGATTACGATTTTGAATAAAACAGAGTATCTTATTCTTAACGCATCCGATGAAGACAAATCTGATTTTTACTTTTTAAAAGGAAATGTATTAAAGGATTTAGCGACCAAAAATATAGATGCAGCCAATAACTTCACTCTGGCCTCGCAAGCCTATCAGGATGTTTTGTTATACGAAAACGAATCCGGTAAATACAAATCCAGTATAAAAGCGAATGCCGCATTAAAACAAATGAAATCGAATCTCGTTAACGGCGCGATGAATGATTTTAAAACTGGTAATTTCAAAGAAAGTGCAAAAAAGAGTTACGAGGTTTATTTGTTTGATAAAAAAGATACTTTGAACTTATATAACGCGGCCGCAGCTTCTATAAACGGAGAAGATTATGACTTAGCCATAAAATATTATGAACAGTTAAAAAAGATTAAGTTTTCAGGAAAAGGAATCCTTTATTTCGCTACAAATAAAAAAACAAAAGAAGAAGATACTTTTATCTCACCGAAAGCAAGAGAATCAGCTATTCAGGCCGGGCTTTACGAAAAACCAAGAACGGAGTCTATTCCATCCAAGAAAACAGAAGTCAATAAGAATTTAGCTTATGCCTATCTGGAAAAAAAGGATTTCGCCAAAGCAGAAGTAATCTATAATAATGTTTTGGAGTTAGATCCTAACAATATAGATGCGTATATCAATTTGGCATATTTGAAATTAGAATTGAAAAAGGTATTGGCAGACGAGATTGCGACTTTAGGTACCAGCGCAGCAGAAATGCAAAAGTATGACAAACTAAATGCTAAAAAAGATGATATAACCAGAAGTGCTATACCATATCTTAAAAAAGCACTTCTTATTGAACCTAAAAATACGTCCGTTACAAAAACACTTTTGGGAGTTTATAAATCACTTGATATGACCAATGAGTATAATTCTTTGAAAGGAGGGATGTAG
- a CDS encoding endonuclease III domain-containing protein: MNKEARVQFVINTLKELYPTIPIPLDHKDPYTLLIAVLLSAQCTDVRVNQITPLLFAKADNPYDMIKMSVEEIKEIIRPCGLSPMKSKGIHGLSHILIDKHDGKVPQSFEALEELPAVGHKTASVVMSQAFGVPAFPVDTHIHRLMYRWNLTNGKNVVQTEKDAKRLFPREIWNDLHLQIIWYGREYSPARGWSLEKDIITRTIGKKSIIEEMNKKLQV; encoded by the coding sequence ATGAATAAAGAAGCTCGCGTACAATTTGTTATAAATACGTTAAAAGAACTCTATCCTACTATACCAATTCCTCTTGATCACAAAGATCCTTATACTTTATTGATTGCTGTTTTACTGTCAGCGCAATGTACAGATGTGCGGGTGAATCAAATTACGCCTTTACTTTTTGCAAAAGCGGATAATCCGTATGACATGATTAAAATGTCGGTGGAAGAAATCAAAGAAATCATCCGTCCTTGTGGATTATCGCCAATGAAATCGAAAGGAATTCATGGTTTATCACATATATTAATTGACAAACATGACGGAAAAGTTCCGCAAAGCTTTGAAGCACTTGAAGAATTGCCGGCTGTTGGTCATAAAACAGCAAGTGTTGTCATGTCTCAAGCTTTTGGAGTTCCGGCATTTCCGGTTGACACACACATACACCGATTGATGTACAGATGGAACCTTACTAATGGGAAAAATGTAGTTCAAACTGAAAAAGATGCCAAAAGATTATTTCCAAGAGAAATATGGAATGATCTGCATCTTCAGATTATTTGGTACGGACGTGAGTACTCCCCTGCCCGCGGCTGGAGTTTAGAAAAAGATATTATCACCCGAACCATTGGGAAAAAGTCTATTATTGAGGAGATGAATAAAAAATTACAAGTTTAA
- the bcp gene encoding thioredoxin-dependent thiol peroxidase — translation MTTLQKGDKAPQFSGTDQDGKVHKLADYAGKKLVVFFYPKASTPGCTAEACDLRDNFERFKANNYELLGVSADSQKAQGKFKDKYEFPFPLIADEDKSVINAFGVWGPKKFMGREYDGIHRTTFVIDENGIIDEVIEKVKTKEHAAQILK, via the coding sequence ATGACAACACTACAAAAAGGAGATAAAGCGCCGCAATTTTCGGGAACAGATCAGGATGGAAAAGTGCATAAATTGGCGGATTATGCGGGTAAGAAATTAGTGGTTTTCTTTTATCCTAAAGCTAGTACACCGGGTTGTACGGCAGAAGCTTGTGATTTAAGAGATAATTTTGAGCGTTTTAAAGCCAATAATTATGAACTTTTAGGTGTAAGTGCAGACAGTCAGAAAGCACAAGGGAAATTTAAAGATAAATATGAATTTCCTTTTCCGCTAATTGCCGACGAAGATAAATCGGTAATCAATGCTTTTGGTGTTTGGGGACCTAAAAAATTCATGGGAAGAGAGTATGATGGAATCCACAGAACTACTTTTGTAATAGACGAAAACGGTATCATCGACGAGGTAATCGAAAAAGTAAAAACAAAAGAACACGCAGCGCAGATTTTGAAATAA
- a CDS encoding TonB-dependent receptor, with the protein MGTEIKLKGDKVIEQIPSIKDKALRINLNENIYGTFAEIGAGQETVRHFFRSGGSSGTIAKAMSAYDKDFSDAVYGIESDGRYVTENRLKKMLTFEGELIEERLSREKHPNKLFFSYANTVATIDFAKQFKGHGWVGIRYQIEPDEAYNEIILHIRFKETDARLQQETLGILGVNLIYGAFYKYNDPKRLLRYLYDHLDKDQLEIDTINFSGPRFADVDNRLMSLQLVKNGMTDAVMFNPEGKNILPAAILYKKNLLALRGSFRPVTKVNMDMYEKSLKMFLEENKVDKDNTLVVFEITLSNLRSDGEIDERDFMDRAELLCSLGQTVMISNFQEYYKVVEYFANYTKARMGLAMGVNNLVDIFDEKYYRHLSGGILEAFGKLFYRDMKVFLYPMLDENGTLMNSTNLKVHPRMKELYKFFKFNGKVVDVVGYDPHNLEVFSREVLKMINQGKTGWEHMLPPGIAEIIKEHHLFGYHPEKELNQTN; encoded by the coding sequence ATGGGTACAGAAATAAAACTCAAAGGTGACAAGGTCATCGAACAGATTCCTTCTATAAAAGACAAAGCTTTACGCATTAATTTAAACGAGAATATTTACGGGACATTTGCTGAAATCGGTGCTGGACAAGAAACCGTTAGACACTTTTTCAGATCCGGAGGTTCATCGGGAACAATTGCAAAAGCAATGTCTGCCTATGACAAAGATTTTAGTGATGCGGTTTACGGAATTGAAAGTGATGGAAGATATGTGACGGAAAACCGTCTGAAAAAAATGCTGACTTTTGAAGGAGAGCTTATTGAAGAGCGTTTGAGCCGTGAAAAACATCCAAACAAACTTTTCTTTAGTTATGCGAATACCGTTGCAACTATTGATTTTGCAAAACAATTTAAAGGTCATGGTTGGGTTGGAATCCGATATCAAATTGAGCCGGACGAAGCTTACAACGAAATCATTCTACACATTCGTTTTAAAGAAACCGATGCCAGACTACAACAGGAAACACTTGGTATTTTAGGGGTAAACTTAATCTACGGTGCTTTTTACAAATACAATGATCCAAAACGATTACTTCGTTATTTATACGATCACTTAGACAAAGATCAATTAGAAATTGACACGATTAACTTCTCAGGACCTCGTTTTGCTGATGTTGACAATCGTTTGATGAGTTTACAATTGGTTAAAAACGGAATGACTGATGCGGTAATGTTCAATCCTGAAGGAAAAAACATCTTACCAGCTGCTATTTTATACAAAAAGAACCTTTTAGCTTTAAGAGGAAGTTTTCGTCCCGTTACAAAAGTTAACATGGACATGTATGAGAAGTCATTAAAAATGTTTCTCGAAGAAAACAAAGTTGACAAAGACAATACTTTGGTGGTTTTTGAAATCACACTTTCGAATTTACGTTCAGATGGTGAAATTGACGAGCGTGACTTTATGGACAGAGCCGAATTACTTTGTTCGCTAGGTCAGACTGTTATGATTTCAAATTTCCAGGAATATTATAAGGTTGTTGAATATTTTGCAAACTATACCAAAGCACGTATGGGACTGGCAATGGGTGTTAACAATTTAGTTGATATTTTTGATGAGAAATATTACCGTCATTTAAGTGGTGGAATCCTTGAAGCTTTCGGAAAATTATTCTACCGAGATATGAAAGTATTCTTATATCCGATGTTAGATGAAAATGGGACTCTAATGAATTCAACGAACTTAAAAGTACATCCACGAATGAAAGAATTGTACAAATTCTTTAAATTCAACGGAAAAGTGGTTGATGTCGTTGGTTACGATCCACATAATTTGGAAGTTTTCTCTCGCGAGGTTCTAAAAATGATCAATCAGGGAAAAACCGGCTGGGAACATATGTTACCTCCAGGTATCGCCGAAATCATAAAAGAACACCATCTTTTTGGTTACCATCCGGAGAAAGAGCTGAATCAGACGAATTAA
- a CDS encoding MBL fold metallo-hydrolase: MKINFLGTGTSQGIPIIGVDHPVCKSTDAKDKRLRVSIWITWGEHSYVVDCGPDFRQQMLTCGCRKLDAILFTHEHADHTAGLDDIRPFNFRQGEIPVYAHQRVIDNLRRRFEYVFETVNKYPGAPSVRTIEVKNNEPFAIGDKMAIPVNVMHGDLQVFGYRIDDFAYLTDVKTIEDVEIQKLKNLKVLVVNALRVEPHDTHFNLQEALDFIDLVKPEVAYLTHISHVLGFHEEVQKLLPKNVFLAYDNLEITI; this comes from the coding sequence TTGAAGATCAATTTTTTAGGTACCGGCACTTCTCAAGGCATCCCAATTATTGGGGTTGATCATCCTGTTTGTAAAAGCACTGATGCTAAGGATAAAAGACTTCGAGTGTCCATTTGGATCACTTGGGGTGAACATTCGTATGTGGTAGATTGCGGACCTGATTTCAGGCAACAAATGCTTACTTGCGGCTGCAGAAAACTGGATGCAATCCTATTTACACACGAACATGCGGATCACACTGCGGGATTGGACGACATTCGTCCGTTTAATTTTAGGCAAGGCGAAATTCCGGTTTATGCGCATCAACGTGTTATAGACAATTTAAGACGTCGTTTTGAGTACGTTTTTGAAACCGTAAACAAATATCCCGGCGCTCCAAGTGTCAGAACTATTGAAGTAAAAAACAATGAACCTTTTGCCATTGGAGATAAAATGGCAATTCCGGTAAATGTAATGCACGGTGATTTACAGGTTTTTGGCTATCGAATCGATGATTTTGCTTATCTGACCGATGTAAAGACGATAGAAGATGTTGAAATACAGAAACTTAAAAATCTGAAAGTTTTGGTGGTGAATGCTTTGCGCGTTGAACCGCATGACACCCATTTTAACTTACAGGAAGCTTTAGATTTTATTGATTTAGTAAAACCTGAAGTGGCTTATTTGACGCATATCAGTCATGTTTTAGGTTTTCACGAAGAAGTGCAAAAACTACTGCCTAAAAACGTTTTTCTGGCTTACGATAATTTAGAAATTACAATTTAA
- a CDS encoding cysteine hydrolase family protein, producing the protein MSSTKLNNLALILIDIQKGFDDIAYWGGDRNNVTAEQKAGELLGIWRAKNLPIFHVQHCSSNPNSILNETSPGNEFQDVVKPLEGETVIKKNVNSAFIGTNLKELLDTAKIENLVIVGLTTDHCVSTTTRMAGNFGYSVYLVSDATATFNKKGINGEDFSAEIIHQTALASLNEEFAQVVTSAFIQQIV; encoded by the coding sequence ATGAGTAGCACAAAACTTAATAACCTGGCATTAATTTTAATTGATATTCAGAAAGGATTCGATGATATTGCTTATTGGGGAGGAGACCGAAATAATGTAACTGCAGAACAAAAAGCCGGCGAACTTTTAGGAATCTGGAGAGCTAAAAACTTACCGATTTTTCACGTACAACATTGTTCCTCTAATCCAAATTCAATTTTGAATGAGACAAGTCCGGGAAATGAATTTCAGGATGTTGTAAAACCACTTGAAGGCGAAACCGTCATCAAAAAGAATGTAAACAGCGCTTTTATCGGAACTAACTTAAAAGAGTTACTCGATACTGCAAAAATAGAAAACCTTGTTATTGTTGGTCTAACAACCGATCATTGCGTTTCTACAACAACGAGAATGGCCGGAAACTTCGGTTATTCCGTTTATTTAGTTTCGGACGCAACAGCAACATTCAATAAAAAAGGTATTAACGGAGAAGATTTCTCAGCAGAAATAATTCATCAAACCGCATTAGCAAGTTTAAACGAAGAGTTTGCACAAGTGGTAACAAGTGCTTTTATCCAACAAATCGTTTAG